The nucleotide sequence CTGCCCTCCCAGGGGTCGGCCTCCTTCGGCAGGCGGAGGACGCGTTCGGCGATCACGTTCTTGTTCACCTCGCTGGTGCCGCCCTCGATGGTGTTGGCGCGGCTGCGCAGCATGCCGCGCACCTCGGGGGGCATGGCGCCGGCGTAGTCCTCCCGGTCACCGTCCCAGGCCGTGGCACCCGGGCCGAGCATGAGCGCGGCGGTGGCCTGGATGCGCTGGTTCAGTTCGGAGCCGTGCACCTTGCCGACCGACGACTCGGGGCCCGGGGGGAGCCCGGTCCTCAGGCCCGCGCGGACGCGGGCGTTGGTCCAGGAGCGGATCTGCTCCTCGCACCACAGCCCGACCAGCCGGTGCCGGGTGTCCGCGTCGTCCCAGCCGTACGGCAGCCCGGCCGCGGAGCGCTCGCGGGCGAGGCGGATGAGCCGGGTGGTGCCGGTGCCGCCGATGCGGTCGACGCCGCCCGAGCCCGACCCGGCGACCATCTGGCGTTCCCCGGAGAGCGTCGCGCGGGCGACCCTCCAGCCGTCCCCGACCGCGCCGATCCGCTGGGTGTCGGGCACGTGGGCGCCGTCGAGGAAGACCTCGTTGAAGTCGACTTCCCCGCCGATGTGCCTGAGCGGGCGCACGTCGACGCCGGGCTGGCGCATGTCGACGAGGAAGTACGTGATCCCGTCGCGCTTGGGCACGTCCGGGTCGGTGCGGGCGAGCAGCACGCCGAAGTCGGCGAGGTGCGCCCAGGTCGTCCACACCTTCTGCCCGGTGATCCGCCAGCCGTCGCCGTCGCGTTCCGCGCGGGTGGCGAGCGAGGCGAGGTCGCTGCCCGCGCCGGGCTCGCTGAAGAGCTGGCACCACACCTCCTCGTTGGCGGCGATCCTCGGGAGGAAGCGCAGGCGTTGCTCGTGTGTGCCGTGCGCGAACAGCGCCGCGGCGGTGAGGTTCAGCCCGAGGGGGTTGAGGCGCGGCAGGTGGTACGGGCGCAACTCCCGCTCCGCCGCCGCCGCGAGAGGACGGGACCAGTCCAACCCGCCGTACTCGAGCGGCCATTGCGGGACGACCAGACCGCTCGCGGCGAACCGCGGGTACCACGCGCGGTATTCGTCCCGCGTCCGCACGGTCCGCACCGCGCTCGGGCCGCCCCGCTCCGCCGCCTCACGCCACGTGCAGGGCACCGTCGCCGCGACCCACGCGCGCACGTGCTCGGTGGCCTCCTCCGCGTCCGTGCAGTCGGCCAACGGCCTGCCCTGGCTCATCCGCGTGCTCCTGTCGTCGGTCGGTCGGCGGCGGGGGCCGTGTGCGGGAGCCTCGGACGGTGTGCGGGCGTCCGTCAGGCCCGGCCGTTCAGGGCGTCCGGCTGCGCTTTCGTGCCTCGGGCCCCGCGTGACACCGATTTTTGAATCATGTATTCAATATCTACCATAGGATGTGAGTTCGGCCCACAGGGTCGACGGGGGGCGGCGTGGCCGCCGGGATATTGGATGGTGACGTTGGCAACCGACGGCATGATCACGGATGAGGGGTTGGCCCGGCTGCGGTCCCGTATCGGCGTACCGCAGGTGTACCCCGCGCCGCCGCACTACCGCCGCCCGAACGAGGACGCCTTCCGCCAGGTCGCGCGCTCGTACGGTGACGACAACCCGCTGTGGTGCGACCCCGAATACGCGCGGGGCACCCGGTGGAAGGGCTCGATTGCCCCGCCGCCGCTCATCGGCGGCGACAGCCTGATCGGGGAGGACGCCCTCACCGACGGCGAGATCGCCCGGCAGGCCGATCTGAAGGGCGACCCGCTGCGCGGGGTGCACGCCTTCTACGCGGCCAGTGAGCGCGAGTGGTGGGCCCCGCTCGCCCCCGACCACCGCGTCGGCCGGCGCACCGCCCTGGTGGGCGTGGTCGACAAGCCGAGCGAGTTCGGCGGCCGGGGCGTCCAGGAGTGGACCGCCCAGGCGTTCCGGACCGACGACGGCACCCTGCTCGGCGCGCAGTACCGCATGATGTACCGCACCGAGCGCGAGAAGGCCCGCGCCCGCGGGAAATACGACGCGATCGAGCCGCAGGTCTGGGACGACG is from Yinghuangia sp. ASG 101 and encodes:
- a CDS encoding acyl-CoA dehydrogenase family protein, whose amino-acid sequence is MSQGRPLADCTDAEEATEHVRAWVAATVPCTWREAAERGGPSAVRTVRTRDEYRAWYPRFAASGLVVPQWPLEYGGLDWSRPLAAAAERELRPYHLPRLNPLGLNLTAAALFAHGTHEQRLRFLPRIAANEEVWCQLFSEPGAGSDLASLATRAERDGDGWRITGQKVWTTWAHLADFGVLLARTDPDVPKRDGITYFLVDMRQPGVDVRPLRHIGGEVDFNEVFLDGAHVPDTQRIGAVGDGWRVARATLSGERQMVAGSGSGGVDRIGGTGTTRLIRLARERSAAGLPYGWDDADTRHRLVGLWCEEQIRSWTNARVRAGLRTGLPPGPESSVGKVHGSELNQRIQATAALMLGPGATAWDGDREDYAGAMPPEVRGMLRSRANTIEGGTSEVNKNVIAERVLRLPKEADPWEGRPWREVPRG